A stretch of DNA from Synechococcus sp. PROS-9-1:
GTGGGCGCTGCCGGTTTGATCCTCACCCAGGTGATGTGCAACGGCATGAATCGCTCGCTGGTGTCGGTGCTGTTTGGTGGAGCGCTTGGTGCTTCGGCGGCAGCCTCCGGTGGTGGTGGCGAATACACCAACATCACCAGTTGCAGTGTTGAAGAGTGCGCCCTCACCCTTGAAGCGGCAGAACGGGTGATCATCGTTCCCGGTTATGGCCTCGCGGTGGCCCAAGCCCAGCACACCCTGCGCGAGGTGACCCGCTCCCTCGAAGCTGCTGGGATTGAAGTGGCCTATGCCATTCACCCTGTTGCGGGACGGATGCCCGGTCATATGAATGTGCTTCTTGCTGAAGCCGATGTGCCTTATGAGCAGCTCAAAGAGATGGATGTGATCAATCCTGAATTCCCTGCCACCGATGTGGTGCTGGTGCTGGGTGCCAACGATGTGGTCAACCCTCAGGCCAAGACCGATCCCAATTCACCGCTCTACGGCATGCCAGTGCTGGATGTGCAGCAGGCGCGCACCGTGTTTGTGGTGAAGCGCGGCATGAGTGCTGGATATTCCGGCATTAAAAATGACCTGTTTGAACTCTCCAACACCTCCATGGTGTTTGGCGATGCCAAGAAGGTGCTTGGAGATCTGCTGGGAGAGCTCAAGGAGCTCGGTGTTGGTAAGAAATAGATTCGCCTGTGAGCTGGCCTGATCCAAACCCAGACCCCCAGCTGCTGAAGCAACTGGGGGTTGCTCCATTTCAACAGCGTCTTCCCTGGTGGGGTGGCGACCTCCAGACGTTGAGGGACACGCTCCGTCCCGTGGATTTGCCGATCGATCAGGGGCAACCCCTAGAGATCCAAGTGCCTGCCCTGAGCAGTGGTGCAGCAGGATCTGGTGCGTTGCTCGCTTTCCTTGATTGCCCGCCAGAGCCAAAGGCAGTGGTGGTCATACTCCATGGTCTTGGTGGATCCAGTCGTCGCGAAGGCGTGCGCAGGCTTGGTGTAGCCCTTGGTAGAGAGGGTTATGCGGTGTTGCGCCTCAACATGCGCGGAGCTGATCCCGGCCGACATCTGGCGGGTGGCACCTATGCAGCTCAGTGCAACAGCGACCTTCTTCCTGTGTTGCATCGGGCGCGACAGCTCTGCCGCACCCTGACCCCAGAAGGGGCACCACTGCCCTTGTTTGGAGCTGGGCTTTCCCTGGGCGGAACCATGCTTCTCAATGCTTGCCTCTCAACGCAAGTTGAACGCGTTGCCGCCGGACTCGACCCAGCACGTCAGCCCCTGGATGGATTGTTCTGTGCCAGCAGCCCCTTGGATCTGGCGGCCTGCAGTGCCTCGATTGAACGCCCTCGAAATCGTGTGTACCAACGCTGGTTGCTGCAGCGCTTGGTGCGTCAGACGCTGGCTGATCCGTTTGGCGTGAGCGATCTGGACCTTGGACGATTGAGTGGTGCTGAGCAACCACGCACGATTCGTGCTTTCGATAGCAGCGTGACTGCTCCGCGTTGGGGATTTGTTGATGTGGATGCTTACTACCGGGAGGCTTCACCGCTCCAGCATTTGATCCAATCACCCCAGAATTTGCCTCCCACCCTGATGCTTCAGGCTCTGGATGATCCATGGGTGCCCGCGCGGTCGGCCCTCGATCTACGAGAGGCTGTCTCCACTCATCAGACCATTCAATTGATCTTCACGCGCGAAGGCGGTCACAACGGTTTTCATGGACGGGCTGGCTGTTGGGCCGATGCTCTGGCTGCGTCTTGGTTGCAAACGCTCATCTGAAGGTGCTGGTTTTCAGGACCCACTCTTCAATCGGTTGTCCTTGGATGATGTGTTGCTGAAGAATGCTGCTGATCCGGTCCGGCGTGACACCTCCGTACCAGGTGCCATCGGGCCAGACCAACAAGATGGGGCCTCGTTCGCAGATGCGTAAGCAATCGGCTTTGCTGCGCAGCACAATTCCTTGAGCGCGGCTTGGATTCTCAAGGTCCAACTCACGCACCTGTCGCTTGAGAGCCTCCCAACTGGCGGCACCGATCTCTGGATCACAGCACTTGGCTTTCGTTGGTGTGGCGCAGAGCAACAAGTGATGGCTTATCCGCTGGCTCATCCCCTGGCTCATGCGGCCAGCGATGCGCTCGCCATGCGTTTCGTGCCCCGGTTCACCTGCTCGCGCACGGCCTGGCGTGCCCATTGATCCACCGCCAACACATCATCAAGGCAAGGGTTGGCGGCGAGATCGGGTTTGTGTTGCTCACAGGCTCCCTCGATCATCTTGGGGATGTCGAGAAAGTGAATCTTCTCCTCGAGGAATTGGGCAACGGCCTCTTCATTGGCTGCATTGAGTACAGCGGGCATGGTGCCGCCGGCACGCCCTGCGGCGTAGGCCAGGTCCATGCAGGGATATTTGGCTGGATCCGGTGCGCGGAAACTCAATTGCCCCACTTCGGTGAGATCGAGACGTCGCCACGGGGTCTCAAGCCTTGAAGGCCAACTCATGCAGTAGAGGATCGGCAGCTTCATATCGGGCCAGCCGAGCTGGGCTAACACCGACGAATCGGCAAGCTCCACCATCGAATGGATGATGCTTTGAGGATGAATCACGATCTCGATGTGGTCGTAATCCAGCCCGAATAGATAGTGAGCCTCAATCACCTCCAACCCTTTGTTCATCAACGAGGCTGAATCCACGGTGATTTTTTTCCCCATGCTCCAGTTGGGATGGGAGGTGGCATCGGCTACCGTTGCTTTTTCAAGATCAGCGGCTGACCAATCGCGAAAGGCGCCGCCGGAGGCGGTGAGTTGAATGCGGCGCAGGCCAGGCGTTGGAACCCCAGTGGAGAGACGGGCGGTGTCGCTCCAAGGTGTTCCTTGCAGGCATTGGAAGATGGCGGAGTGTTCCGAGTCGGCAGGAAGCAGGCGACTGCCGCTTTTCTTCAGCTCAGGAAGGACCACTGGACCAGCGGCAATCAGCGTTTCCTTGTTGGCAACGGCGAGGTCTTTGCCCGCTCGAATCGCCGCCAGGGTGGGCAACAGTCCGGCGCAGCCCACGATTCCGGTGACGACGAGATCAGCCGAATCCCAGGACGCCACCACATCAAGGCCTTCAGGCCCACCCACCAAGTGCGGCAAGGGTTCCGGGCGTGTGTCTGCCGGCAGGGCCATCAGCCTGTCTTTGAGCTCAGCAAGCAGCGCTGGATCCGCTAGGGCCACAACATCAGGGCGATGCCTCTGGATTTGAGACACAAGCAGGCTGAGATTGCGCCCAGCGCTGAGCGCCACCACCCGAAATTGATCGGGGAAATCCTCAACGATCTCCAGCGTCTGCGTGCCAATGGAGCCAGTGGAGCCCAGAACGCTGATGGCTTTCACAGGGATCCAGGCAATTGATCACAGTTTCCCACCTCAATGCCTGCGCCTGGCAAACTTCGCAGCATTACGGATGAACTCAGGCTGATGGCGCTGAAGGAGCACTGGCGGTCCGGATTTGGATTTGTGTTGGCCGCGGCTGGTAGCGCCGTGGGGTTGGGCAACCTCTGGGGTTTTGCCTATCGCGCCTCCCAGGGAGGTGGAGGCGCCTTCCTGCTGCTCTACGTGCTGATCGTGTTGTTGGTCTGCTTGCCGGTGTTGGTGGCGGAGATGGTGCTGGGTCGGAGTACGGCCCAAAGCCCGTTGTTGGCTCCTGTGGCGGCGGCGGGAGAGGCTTGGCGGCCGCTGGGATGGCTGTTTGTAATGGCTTCCTGCGGGATTTTGGCGTTCTATGCGGTGCTGATGGGGTGGACGGCTCACACCCTCGTTCATGCCCTATGGGTGGGGTTGCCAGAAGATATGGACACCGCTAAATCGCTGTTTGCATCGGTGAGTACGGGCAATAGCGCCCTGCTTGGCCAAGGGGGAAGTCTTGCCTTAACCGCTGCGGTGGTGGCTGCTGGCGTGCAGGGAGGAATCGAGCGTCTGTCGCGTTGGGCGCTGCCTCTGTTGTTTGTGTTGTTGGTTGGCTTGGCCCTTTGGGCCGCCACGTTGTCTGGAGCTGTGGGCGGATACCAAACCTTTTTGGTGCGTTGGGATTCAACGCAGCTGCTCAACCCCACCACCATTCGCAATGCCTTTACCCAGGCCTTTTTCTCGATCGGCACTGGAATCGGGTGCATCCTTGCCTATTCGGCCTATCTGAAAAGCAGTGCGCGTCTGCCCAGAGAAGCGATCGCGGTGGTGGGTTTGGATACGGCCGTGGGGCTGTTGGCTGGCCTGATCACATTTCCGGTGGTGATCAGCTTTGGTCTGCAGGAAACAGTGAGTGAGTCCACTGTTGGGGCCTTGTTTTTAGCGATACCCACCGGACTTGCTTCCCTTGGCCCCGCAGGGCGCTTGGTGGCCGTGCTCTTCTTTTCACTGGCCTATCTAGCAGCGATTACCTCATCGGTGTCGCTGCTAGAAGTCCCCGTGGCTTCCTTGATGGATCGCTTGGGCTGGTCCCGCAGGCGATCGGCATGGCTGATGGCGGTGCTGATTTTTATTGCAGGCCTTCCGGCTGCAATGTCGATTCCGGTGTTGGAGGTGATGGATTCGATCTTTGGCGGTGTGCTGCTGATTTTGGGAGGACTGTTAATCGCCCTGCTTGTGGGCTGGGTGGTTCCGAAACGGTTCCAGAAGGATCTCCAGGGCTCCCAGACGTCTGCGGGTTTAATCCGCTTGATGCTGTTTTTTCTGCGCTGGGTGTCTCCTGCGGTGA
This window harbors:
- a CDS encoding YheT family hydrolase, which translates into the protein MSWPDPNPDPQLLKQLGVAPFQQRLPWWGGDLQTLRDTLRPVDLPIDQGQPLEIQVPALSSGAAGSGALLAFLDCPPEPKAVVVILHGLGGSSRREGVRRLGVALGREGYAVLRLNMRGADPGRHLAGGTYAAQCNSDLLPVLHRARQLCRTLTPEGAPLPLFGAGLSLGGTMLLNACLSTQVERVAAGLDPARQPLDGLFCASSPLDLAACSASIERPRNRVYQRWLLQRLVRQTLADPFGVSDLDLGRLSGAEQPRTIRAFDSSVTAPRWGFVDVDAYYREASPLQHLIQSPQNLPPTLMLQALDDPWVPARSALDLREAVSTHQTIQLIFTREGGHNGFHGRAGCWADALAASWLQTLI
- a CDS encoding ferredoxin, giving the protein MSQRISHHLLLCATPTKAKCCDPEIGAASWEALKRQVRELDLENPSRAQGIVLRSKADCLRICERGPILLVWPDGTWYGGVTPDRISSILQQHIIQGQPIEEWVLKTSTFR
- a CDS encoding 1-deoxy-D-xylulose-5-phosphate reductoisomerase, with product MKAISVLGSTGSIGTQTLEIVEDFPDQFRVVALSAGRNLSLLVSQIQRHRPDVVALADPALLAELKDRLMALPADTRPEPLPHLVGGPEGLDVVASWDSADLVVTGIVGCAGLLPTLAAIRAGKDLAVANKETLIAAGPVVLPELKKSGSRLLPADSEHSAIFQCLQGTPWSDTARLSTGVPTPGLRRIQLTASGGAFRDWSAADLEKATVADATSHPNWSMGKKITVDSASLMNKGLEVIEAHYLFGLDYDHIEIVIHPQSIIHSMVELADSSVLAQLGWPDMKLPILYCMSWPSRLETPWRRLDLTEVGQLSFRAPDPAKYPCMDLAYAAGRAGGTMPAVLNAANEEAVAQFLEEKIHFLDIPKMIEGACEQHKPDLAANPCLDDVLAVDQWARQAVREQVNRGTKRMASASLAA
- a CDS encoding sodium-dependent transporter, which produces MALKEHWRSGFGFVLAAAGSAVGLGNLWGFAYRASQGGGGAFLLLYVLIVLLVCLPVLVAEMVLGRSTAQSPLLAPVAAAGEAWRPLGWLFVMASCGILAFYAVLMGWTAHTLVHALWVGLPEDMDTAKSLFASVSTGNSALLGQGGSLALTAAVVAAGVQGGIERLSRWALPLLFVLLVGLALWAATLSGAVGGYQTFLVRWDSTQLLNPTTIRNAFTQAFFSIGTGIGCILAYSAYLKSSARLPREAIAVVGLDTAVGLLAGLITFPVVISFGLQETVSESTVGALFLAIPTGLASLGPAGRLVAVLFFSLAYLAAITSSVSLLEVPVASLMDRLGWSRRRSAWLMAVLIFIAGLPAAMSIPVLEVMDSIFGGVLLILGGLLIALLVGWVVPKRFQKDLQGSQTSAGLIRLMLFFLRWVSPAVITAGLLISVVDLWRQWFPAA